A stretch of Myceligenerans xiligouense DNA encodes these proteins:
- a CDS encoding NAD(P)/FAD-dependent oxidoreductase: MPARILVLGGSFAGLTAALSVKSRLGADADVTVVSAADRFVFNPSLIWLPFGRRGRTDITFPIAPTLERHGVRFVHGTAASVDPDEHRVETSEGDFDYDYLVIATGYRNDLDVVPGMRETPTITTLAAAERTADAWRRFLDDPGDVIIGATQGASCFGAAYEFLFNTSYQLRRAGLHGKVKLTYVTAEPYAGHFGIDGMPGAKTLMRMFARKEGITVRTGQAMREIRPDALVLTDDRELPYKFAMVVPPFRGQDFLARTPGLVDAGGYVPVRPTYQTHHWDDVYAVGIAAAVPVPWTTAIPTGIPKTGFPTEQQAHVAAKNIADQVHGTEPATRKEFARIPALCIMDAGNNGVAMFADHMLPPRNAAVMIPGPQNHLAKVAFEKYSLAKMRAGRVRLP, translated from the coding sequence ATGCCCGCTCGCATCCTGGTCCTCGGCGGGAGCTTCGCCGGCCTGACCGCCGCGCTCTCGGTGAAGTCCCGTCTCGGCGCCGACGCGGACGTCACCGTCGTGTCCGCCGCCGACCGCTTCGTGTTCAACCCGTCCCTGATCTGGCTGCCGTTCGGTCGGCGCGGGCGCACCGACATCACGTTCCCGATCGCCCCGACGCTCGAGCGGCACGGCGTGCGGTTCGTGCACGGCACCGCCGCCTCCGTCGACCCCGACGAGCACCGGGTCGAGACGAGCGAGGGCGACTTCGACTACGACTACCTCGTCATCGCGACCGGCTACCGCAACGACCTCGACGTCGTCCCCGGCATGCGCGAGACCCCCACGATCACCACGCTCGCCGCGGCCGAGCGCACCGCCGACGCCTGGCGGCGCTTCCTGGACGACCCCGGCGACGTGATCATCGGCGCGACCCAGGGCGCGAGCTGCTTCGGCGCCGCCTACGAGTTCCTGTTCAACACCTCTTACCAGCTGCGACGGGCGGGCCTGCACGGGAAGGTCAAGCTCACCTACGTCACCGCCGAGCCCTACGCCGGCCACTTCGGGATCGACGGCATGCCCGGCGCGAAGACCCTGATGCGCATGTTCGCCCGCAAGGAAGGCATCACGGTCCGCACCGGCCAGGCGATGCGCGAGATCCGGCCCGACGCCCTCGTGCTCACCGACGACCGCGAGCTGCCCTACAAGTTCGCCATGGTCGTCCCGCCCTTCCGTGGTCAGGACTTCCTGGCCAGGACGCCCGGCCTCGTCGACGCCGGCGGGTACGTGCCCGTACGCCCCACGTACCAGACCCACCACTGGGACGACGTCTACGCCGTCGGCATCGCCGCGGCCGTCCCCGTGCCGTGGACCACCGCCATCCCGACGGGCATCCCGAAGACCGGGTTCCCGACCGAACAGCAGGCGCACGTCGCCGCGAAGAACATCGCGGACCAGGTCCACGGCACCGAACCCGCCACACGCAAGGAGTTCGCCCGCATCCCGGCCCTGTGCATCATGGACGCCGGCAACAACGGCGTCGCGATGTTCGCCGACCACATGCTCCCGCCCCGCAACGCGGCCGTCATGATCCCCGGCCCGCAGAACCACCTGGCCAAGGTCGCCTTCGAGAAGTACTCCCTGGCCAAGATGCGCGCGGGACGCGTGCGGCTGCCCTGA
- a CDS encoding helix-turn-helix transcriptional regulator, which translates to MPTSSASATSRRLLSLLSLLQARRDWPGGLLAERLEVSERTVRRDVDRLRGLGYPIRAIKGPDGGYRLDAGSNLPPLLFDDEQAVALAVALRVAVTTGAAIDEAAARALVTVRQVMPARLRARVDALEATAAVPADRPEVDAEVLLAIGAAIRANEELRFDYAGADGGDGRGQDIAPPRQVQPHHLLARAGRWYLVAWSPRHEDWRVHRVDRMTLRVPNGPRFTPRELPGGDAGAFLSARFKGSRDAGTWPCTGEVIIELPASRVAPFAGDGIVQDLGPTRCRLRAGSWSWAGLAAHLARYDADVTVVDPPRLRAAFADLARRAERAARPASSV; encoded by the coding sequence ATGCCCACCAGTTCCGCATCCGCCACCTCGCGCCGCCTCCTGTCGCTCCTGTCTCTCCTGCAAGCACGCCGTGACTGGCCGGGCGGCCTGCTCGCGGAGCGCCTCGAGGTCAGCGAACGAACCGTGCGCCGGGACGTCGACCGGCTGCGCGGACTCGGGTACCCGATCCGCGCGATCAAGGGGCCCGACGGCGGATACCGGCTGGACGCCGGGAGCAACCTGCCCCCTCTCCTGTTCGACGACGAGCAGGCGGTCGCCCTGGCGGTCGCACTGCGGGTCGCCGTCACCACCGGCGCGGCGATCGACGAGGCCGCGGCCCGGGCGCTGGTCACGGTACGGCAGGTCATGCCGGCCCGGTTGCGCGCTCGCGTCGACGCGCTCGAGGCGACCGCGGCGGTCCCGGCCGACCGCCCTGAGGTCGACGCCGAGGTACTGCTCGCGATCGGTGCCGCCATCCGCGCCAACGAGGAACTGCGCTTCGACTACGCCGGTGCCGATGGAGGCGACGGCAGGGGCCAGGACATCGCGCCGCCACGACAGGTGCAGCCCCACCACCTGCTCGCCCGCGCGGGTCGGTGGTACCTGGTCGCCTGGAGTCCGCGGCACGAGGACTGGCGTGTCCACCGCGTCGACCGCATGACGCTCCGTGTGCCCAACGGGCCCCGGTTCACACCCCGTGAGCTGCCCGGAGGCGACGCCGGTGCCTTCCTGTCGGCACGGTTCAAGGGCTCGCGCGACGCCGGCACCTGGCCGTGCACGGGCGAGGTGATCATCGAGCTGCCGGCCTCCCGCGTCGCGCCGTTCGCCGGTGACGGCATCGTGCAGGACCTCGGCCCCACGCGGTGCCGGCTCCGTGCCGGGTCCTGGTCCTGGGCAGGGCTCGCGGCCCACCTCGCGCGCTACGACGCCGACGTGACCGTCGTCGACCCGCCCCGGCTTCGCGCCGCCTTCGCCGACCTCGCGCGACGCGCCGAGCGCGCGGCCCGGCCGGCGTCCTCGGTGTGA
- a CDS encoding aldo/keto reductase family oxidoreductase, whose product MTLTTHPLPGGTWTLGDLTVTRFGYGAMQLAGPGVMGPPPDRDGALAVLREAVDLGITHLDTADAYGPHVTNELIREALHPYPGSLHVATKVGAHRDDQGGWPPARRPDQLRRAVDENLERLGLDVLDLVHLRLGDATGPRPGSLAEAFETLADLRRQGLIRHLGVSNATPEQVAEAQTIAPVVSVQNLYNLAHRDDDPLIDRLAAEGIAYVPYFPLGGFSPLQSAALTSVAARLNSTPISVALAWLLRRSPNILLIPGTSSVRHLRENVAGARLQLGTEDLAELDRIGAPAAP is encoded by the coding sequence ATGACGTTGACCACTCATCCCCTCCCCGGCGGAACCTGGACCCTGGGTGACCTGACCGTCACGCGATTCGGCTACGGCGCCATGCAGCTGGCGGGCCCGGGCGTGATGGGGCCGCCCCCTGACCGCGACGGAGCTCTCGCCGTCCTCCGCGAGGCCGTCGACCTCGGGATCACGCACCTCGACACCGCCGACGCCTACGGGCCGCACGTCACCAACGAGCTGATCCGCGAGGCGCTGCACCCGTACCCCGGTTCGCTGCACGTCGCCACGAAGGTCGGAGCCCACCGTGACGACCAGGGCGGATGGCCTCCCGCCCGCCGCCCCGACCAGCTCCGCCGCGCCGTCGACGAGAACCTCGAGCGGCTCGGGCTCGACGTGCTCGACCTGGTGCACCTGCGCCTCGGCGACGCGACGGGACCGCGGCCGGGCTCCCTGGCCGAGGCCTTCGAGACGCTCGCCGACCTGCGGCGGCAGGGACTCATCCGGCACCTCGGCGTCAGCAACGCGACACCGGAACAGGTGGCCGAGGCGCAGACGATCGCCCCCGTCGTGAGCGTGCAGAACCTGTACAACCTCGCCCACCGCGACGACGACCCGCTCATCGACCGGCTCGCCGCCGAGGGCATCGCCTACGTCCCCTACTTCCCGCTCGGCGGGTTCAGCCCGTTGCAGTCCGCCGCGCTCACCTCGGTGGCGGCCCGCCTGAACTCCACACCGATCTCCGTGGCGCTGGCCTGGCTGCTGCGCCGGTCGCCCAACATCCTCCTGATCCCGGGCACGTCGTCCGTGCGGCACCTGCGGGAGAACGTCGCGGGCGCCCGGCTGCAGCTCGGCACCGAGGACCTCGCCGAACTGGACAGGATCGGGGCACCCGCCGCACCGTGA
- a CDS encoding oxidoreductase encodes MTINDTTTPPVASAAGTWRLGDREINRIGFGAMRLTGMPWDARPRDRDTAIAVLRRAVELGVNHVDTAAFYFLPTRSANELISTALYPYRDDLVIATKVGPVRDGADGLAFAPYARPDQLRDQVEENIRQLGVDHLDVVNLRWGSGLGKEPGSVAEHVGALTELRDAGLLAHIGVSNVDAAQLAEAMAITPVAEVQNRYGLTERDDDDLVTLTGEHGIAFVPFFSMGAGVPGAVPGATAPADETEVAAVAEAHGVAPTQIRLAWTLHRGAHVLAIPGTGDLTHLEQNVAAGALRLTEADLARLDAVAPAA; translated from the coding sequence ATGACGATCAACGACACCACCACCCCGCCCGTCGCCTCTGCCGCGGGCACCTGGCGCCTCGGGGACCGCGAGATCAACCGCATCGGCTTCGGCGCGATGCGCCTGACCGGCATGCCCTGGGACGCCAGGCCCCGCGACCGCGACACGGCGATCGCCGTCCTGCGCCGGGCGGTCGAACTCGGCGTGAACCACGTCGACACCGCGGCGTTCTACTTCCTCCCCACCCGTTCGGCCAACGAGCTGATCAGCACCGCCCTCTACCCCTACCGGGACGACCTCGTGATCGCCACCAAGGTGGGCCCCGTCCGGGACGGCGCGGACGGGCTCGCGTTCGCGCCCTACGCCCGGCCCGACCAGCTGCGCGATCAGGTGGAGGAGAACATCCGCCAGCTCGGCGTCGACCACCTGGACGTGGTCAACCTGCGCTGGGGGTCCGGCCTGGGCAAGGAGCCCGGGTCCGTGGCCGAGCACGTCGGCGCCCTGACCGAGCTGCGCGACGCCGGACTCCTGGCGCACATCGGCGTCTCCAACGTCGACGCGGCACAGCTCGCCGAGGCGATGGCGATCACGCCCGTCGCCGAGGTGCAGAACCGCTACGGACTCACGGAGCGCGACGACGACGACCTGGTCACGCTGACCGGCGAGCACGGCATCGCGTTCGTGCCGTTCTTCTCCATGGGCGCGGGCGTGCCCGGGGCGGTGCCCGGTGCTACCGCCCCGGCCGACGAGACGGAGGTCGCCGCCGTCGCGGAGGCCCACGGGGTCGCGCCGACGCAGATCCGGCTCGCCTGGACCCTGCACCGTGGCGCGCACGTCCTGGCCATCCCCGGCACCGGCGACCTCACGCACCTGGAGCAGAACGTCGCCGCCGGAGCCCTCCGGCTCACCGAGGCCGACCTGGCACGGCTCGACGCGGTGGCTCCGGCCGCCTGA
- a CDS encoding GNAT family N-acetyltransferase: MEPFVLANETVRLSLPTEDDVDTIMAACQDPDISDWTVVPSPYLRADAELFVRRFVPDGWARGSEFNWAVREPGDTDGPLLGMVGLHFEGRAGAPDEERSAEIGFWTAPDARGKGFATEASRLVVDWGFDPEGLGLAVITWVAYVGNWGSRRVAWNLGFRVEGTLRRYGLQRGKRRDAWMGTLLPEDPREPNEEWTGP, from the coding sequence GTGGAACCCTTCGTCCTCGCCAACGAGACCGTCCGGCTGTCCCTCCCCACCGAGGACGACGTCGACACCATCATGGCTGCCTGCCAGGACCCGGACATCTCGGACTGGACCGTTGTACCGTCGCCCTATCTGCGGGCGGACGCCGAACTCTTCGTGAGGCGGTTCGTGCCCGACGGCTGGGCGCGCGGCAGCGAGTTCAACTGGGCGGTGCGCGAGCCCGGCGACACGGACGGGCCGCTGCTCGGCATGGTCGGCCTGCACTTCGAGGGCCGCGCGGGCGCGCCCGACGAGGAGCGGTCCGCGGAGATCGGGTTCTGGACCGCCCCCGACGCGCGCGGCAAGGGGTTCGCGACCGAGGCCTCGCGGCTCGTCGTGGACTGGGGCTTCGACCCGGAAGGGCTGGGACTGGCGGTGATCACCTGGGTGGCGTACGTCGGGAACTGGGGGTCGCGCCGCGTGGCGTGGAACCTCGGGTTCCGGGTCGAGGGCACGCTGCGCCGGTACGGCCTGCAGCGCGGGAAGCGGCGGGACGCCTGGATGGGCACGCTGCTCCCGGAGGACCCGCGGGAGCCCAACGAGGAGTGGACGGGGCCCTGA
- a CDS encoding glycoside hydrolase family 30 beta sandwich domain-containing protein: protein MAAHRDRSEEAASPSLSRRAVLAAGVALPALAAARPAAAQATVVVEPSVVQQTIQGFGGMNHTAWISDLTAAQRETAFGNGEGQLGFTVLRIPVHEDRANWSGEVATARRASELGAKVFASPWNPPSSMTETFSGGRRLRHDMYGAYAQHLNDFASFMQDNGVPLYGISVQNEPDYAHDWTAWTPSEIVRFLRENAGSINTRVIAPESFQYRKNLSDPILDDPQALANVDILGAHLYGTQNSEFPYPLFQQKGGGKELWMTEVYHPNSSDSADLWPHALDVGEHIHRSLLYGRFQTYVWWYIRRSYGPMREDGQISKRGANMAHFSKWVRPGSSRITATANPQSNVFITAFKSGSRVVIVAVNKNDSPVYHPYEIRDAGSATISTWLTDANRTLAHYNTFTMSNGSFGAQLPARSIRTFVVG, encoded by the coding sequence ATGGCAGCACATCGAGACCGATCCGAGGAGGCGGCGTCGCCGTCACTGAGCAGGCGGGCGGTACTGGCGGCCGGCGTCGCACTGCCGGCACTGGCGGCGGCGAGGCCGGCGGCGGCACAGGCCACGGTGGTCGTGGAGCCGTCGGTGGTCCAGCAGACGATCCAGGGCTTCGGCGGCATGAACCACACGGCGTGGATCAGCGACCTCACCGCCGCCCAGCGGGAGACGGCGTTCGGCAACGGCGAGGGGCAGCTGGGCTTCACCGTGCTCCGCATTCCCGTGCACGAGGACCGGGCCAACTGGAGCGGTGAGGTCGCGACCGCGCGGCGCGCGAGCGAGCTGGGGGCGAAGGTGTTCGCCTCCCCGTGGAATCCGCCGTCGTCCATGACCGAGACGTTCTCCGGCGGCAGGCGCCTGCGCCACGACATGTACGGCGCCTACGCGCAGCACCTGAACGACTTCGCCTCGTTCATGCAGGACAACGGCGTACCCCTGTACGGCATCTCGGTGCAGAACGAACCGGACTACGCGCACGACTGGACGGCGTGGACCCCGAGCGAGATCGTGCGCTTCCTCCGCGAGAACGCCGGATCGATCAACACCCGGGTCATCGCGCCGGAGTCGTTCCAGTACCGCAAGAACCTCTCGGACCCCATCCTCGACGACCCGCAGGCGCTCGCCAACGTGGACATCCTCGGGGCCCATCTCTACGGCACCCAGAACTCCGAGTTCCCCTACCCGCTCTTCCAGCAGAAGGGCGGAGGGAAGGAGCTGTGGATGACGGAGGTCTACCACCCCAACAGCAGCGACTCGGCGGACCTGTGGCCGCACGCCCTCGACGTCGGCGAGCACATCCACCGCTCCCTGCTGTACGGCCGGTTCCAGACCTACGTGTGGTGGTACATCCGCCGCTCCTACGGTCCGATGCGAGAGGACGGGCAGATCAGCAAGCGCGGAGCCAACATGGCGCACTTCTCGAAGTGGGTCCGTCCCGGCTCCTCGCGGATCACCGCGACCGCGAACCCGCAGTCGAACGTCTTCATCACCGCGTTCAAGAGCGGGTCCCGGGTCGTCATCGTCGCGGTCAACAAGAACGACTCGCCCGTCTACCACCCGTACGAGATCCGCGACGCCGGTTCCGCGACGATCTCCACCTGGCTGACCGACGCGAACCGGACCTTGGCGCACTACAACACGTTCACCATGTCGAACGGGTCGTTCGGCGCGCAGCTACCTGCCCGCAGCATCCGGACCTTCGTCGTGGGCTGA
- a CDS encoding LysR family transcriptional regulator — MEALETRELRYFVAVAEELHFGRAAERLNMAQPPLSRAIQKLERGLGVVLLDRGRQGVSLTPAGRTMLAESRLALDAVDAVARRTRRAASPEPVLVLATKAGASHELLKKLLDAHEAGPSTVRIEVLLCEIGEQARLLRDGRADVALMHVPFDVMTDLDSTAILTEGQVAIVPSSHPLARRTSLTTAEVSDVPGLPIARWPRHDHTYPPGPGPEVRSQSQLAQLVALGRTLLVIPASSRAWQWPEHVAVPVVDAPAVTTLLAWRAGARSAAVAELAETAERLAAHERP; from the coding sequence GTGGAGGCACTGGAGACCCGGGAGCTGAGATACTTCGTCGCGGTGGCGGAAGAGCTCCACTTCGGACGGGCGGCCGAACGCCTGAACATGGCTCAGCCGCCGCTGTCCCGGGCCATCCAGAAGCTGGAGCGCGGCCTGGGCGTCGTGCTCCTGGACCGTGGTCGTCAGGGGGTCTCGCTGACCCCGGCGGGCCGTACCATGCTGGCCGAGTCCCGGCTCGCGCTCGACGCCGTCGACGCGGTCGCCCGCCGAACCCGCCGCGCCGCGTCACCGGAGCCCGTGCTGGTGCTCGCCACCAAGGCGGGGGCCTCGCACGAACTCCTGAAGAAGCTCCTCGACGCCCACGAGGCGGGCCCGTCGACCGTGCGGATCGAGGTGCTGCTGTGCGAGATCGGTGAGCAGGCACGGCTGCTGCGCGACGGGCGGGCCGACGTGGCGCTCATGCACGTGCCGTTCGACGTGATGACGGACCTCGACAGCACCGCGATCCTCACCGAGGGGCAGGTCGCGATCGTGCCGTCGTCGCACCCGCTCGCCCGCCGTACCAGCCTGACGACGGCCGAGGTGAGCGACGTCCCCGGCCTGCCCATCGCCCGTTGGCCCCGCCACGACCACACCTACCCGCCGGGCCCCGGGCCCGAGGTGCGCAGCCAGTCCCAGCTCGCCCAGCTCGTCGCTCTCGGGCGGACGCTCCTCGTCATCCCGGCGTCCAGCCGGGCGTGGCAGTGGCCGGAGCACGTCGCGGTGCCCGTGGTCGACGCCCCGGCCGTGACGACCCTGCTCGCCTGGCGTGCCGGCGCGCGATCCGCCGCGGTCGCGGAGCTGGCCGAGACTGCCGAGCGCCTGGCCGCGCACGAACGTCCCTGA
- a CDS encoding AI-2E family transporter, producing MTSQSTADPDAGDPVPTWLRTGAGWSWRLIVLLAAVAAVFWLTAQVQLVFVAIFLALVFTAVLNPLTDLYERAMPRPLATGLAILSGVVLVGGLLAYVVASVAGQWERLALQFSSGVDQLVDLAESLPGPFEVELAQRSQWLGDVSGWVRENSEEVAARAAEGAGSVVEAFAALALAIFLTVFFLASGATMWRWFLAQLPAVHRGHWRGAAAAGWYTFSGYTRGTVIIAITNGILAGILLAVLGVPLSAPLAVLVFIGTFIPIIGAPLAMIIAAVVALAAQGPLTALVVTLGIAGIGQLEGHVLQPLIMGRQVSLHPVVVALAVTSGTLVGGVLGAVVAVPLVAVAWAVFSAMRGRPEGEGGDDADDGEDAPPGPAAEGRDDASGTSGPRPPSDTPRVHTET from the coding sequence GTGACGTCGCAGAGCACCGCCGATCCGGACGCCGGCGACCCGGTTCCCACCTGGCTGCGCACCGGAGCCGGCTGGTCGTGGCGGCTCATCGTGCTGCTGGCCGCCGTCGCGGCCGTGTTCTGGCTCACCGCACAGGTGCAGCTCGTCTTCGTCGCGATCTTCCTCGCCCTGGTCTTCACCGCCGTGCTCAACCCGCTGACGGACCTCTACGAGCGCGCCATGCCGCGCCCGCTCGCCACCGGTCTGGCGATCCTCAGCGGCGTCGTCCTCGTCGGCGGCCTGCTCGCCTACGTGGTCGCGTCCGTGGCCGGGCAGTGGGAGCGGCTCGCACTCCAGTTCAGCAGCGGTGTCGACCAGCTCGTCGACCTGGCCGAGTCCCTGCCCGGCCCCTTCGAGGTGGAGCTCGCCCAGCGCAGCCAGTGGCTCGGCGACGTGTCCGGCTGGGTGCGCGAGAACAGCGAGGAGGTCGCCGCGCGCGCCGCCGAGGGTGCCGGCTCCGTCGTCGAGGCGTTCGCCGCGCTGGCACTCGCGATCTTCCTCACCGTGTTCTTCCTCGCGTCGGGCGCCACGATGTGGCGCTGGTTCCTCGCCCAGCTCCCCGCCGTCCACCGCGGGCACTGGCGCGGGGCCGCGGCCGCCGGCTGGTACACCTTCTCCGGCTACACGCGCGGCACCGTCATCATCGCCATCACCAACGGCATCCTCGCGGGCATCCTCCTCGCCGTGCTCGGCGTGCCGCTGTCCGCCCCGCTCGCCGTCCTGGTGTTCATCGGCACGTTCATCCCCATCATCGGCGCCCCGCTCGCCATGATCATCGCCGCCGTCGTCGCCCTCGCCGCCCAGGGCCCCCTCACCGCGCTCGTCGTCACCCTCGGCATCGCCGGCATCGGCCAGCTCGAGGGACACGTGCTGCAACCCCTCATCATGGGCAGGCAGGTCTCCCTGCACCCGGTCGTGGTCGCTCTCGCGGTCACGAGCGGGACGCTGGTCGGCGGCGTGCTGGGCGCGGTCGTCGCGGTGCCGCTCGTCGCGGTCGCGTGGGCGGTCTTCTCCGCGATGCGGGGGCGCCCGGAGGGCGAGGGCGGTGACGACGCCGACGACGGCGAGGACGCGCCGCCGGGGCCGGCCGCGGAGGGCCGGGACGACGCGTCCGGGACCTCGGGCCCGCGGCCGCCGTCGGACACTCCGCGGGTGCATACCGAGACATGA
- a CDS encoding VOC family protein, whose protein sequence is MAVNTVTHLNFHGEARAALEFYGEVFGGTTTIITYGDFGMPADLPDAGYVVWGQVVSGNGFHVMAYDVPSSAGDGLASGERSGAGRSTQRENGMTVTTEPFFVSVRGDDVEEVGKHWEKLADGATVVEPYGPAQWAPAFGMLTDRFGITWILDVAAHHPES, encoded by the coding sequence ATGGCTGTGAACACGGTGACCCACCTCAACTTCCACGGCGAGGCCCGAGCGGCCCTGGAGTTCTACGGGGAGGTTTTCGGCGGCACGACGACGATCATCACCTACGGCGACTTCGGCATGCCGGCGGACCTGCCCGACGCGGGCTACGTCGTCTGGGGCCAGGTCGTCTCCGGCAACGGCTTCCACGTGATGGCCTACGACGTGCCGAGCTCGGCGGGTGACGGCCTCGCTTCCGGCGAGAGGTCCGGGGCCGGACGGTCGACCCAGCGGGAGAACGGTATGACGGTCACGACCGAGCCGTTCTTCGTGTCGGTCCGAGGCGACGACGTCGAGGAGGTGGGAAAGCACTGGGAGAAGCTGGCCGACGGCGCGACGGTCGTCGAGCCGTACGGGCCGGCGCAGTGGGCTCCGGCGTTCGGCATGCTGACCGACCGCTTCGGCATCACCTGGATCCTTGACGTCGCCGCCCACCACCCGGAGAGCTGA
- a CDS encoding Atu4866 domain-containing protein, with protein sequence MSGVTRGSGPATGSGRATSGSRAAPGGDLVVTDAVVHVTPSRTVRGDLWVSDGRITHVGPSAGGPRPADAEPVPVGGASVVPLFVDSAVRALPDGRRDTFDLAPGNPATFAVVGGPVGEGRIRRMLVVQPRDLLAVVVSGCVEVWRGEPARPSAGVSEADGVRWHGAWHDADRDMTQYLLPGGRYTETRSGRPDAWTGSYWVRDDRITYLDDTGFWAFGQLVDGVLHHAGFVLRRPPL encoded by the coding sequence ATGAGCGGCGTGACGAGGGGATCCGGTCCGGCGACCGGATCCGGTCGGGCGACGAGCGGTTCCCGGGCGGCGCCCGGCGGCGACCTCGTCGTCACCGACGCGGTAGTCCACGTGACGCCCTCGCGGACGGTCCGGGGCGACCTGTGGGTGTCCGACGGGCGCATCACGCACGTCGGCCCGTCCGCGGGCGGGCCGCGCCCGGCGGATGCCGAACCGGTCCCGGTCGGCGGTGCGTCGGTGGTGCCCCTGTTCGTGGACAGCGCGGTGCGGGCCCTGCCGGACGGGCGCCGGGACACGTTCGACCTCGCGCCGGGCAACCCGGCGACCTTCGCGGTCGTCGGCGGGCCGGTGGGCGAGGGGCGCATCCGCCGGATGCTCGTCGTCCAGCCGCGCGACCTGCTCGCCGTCGTCGTGTCCGGGTGCGTGGAGGTGTGGCGAGGCGAGCCGGCCCGGCCGTCCGCCGGCGTCTCCGAGGCCGACGGCGTGCGCTGGCACGGCGCATGGCACGACGCGGACCGGGACATGACCCAGTACCTGCTTCCCGGTGGCCGGTACACCGAGACACGCAGCGGGCGCCCGGATGCCTGGACCGGCAGCTACTGGGTGCGCGACGACCGCATCACCTACCTCGACGACACCGGGTTCTGGGCATTCGGGCAGCTCGTCGACGGCGTCCTGCATCACGCGGGCTTCGTGCTGCGGCGTCCGCCGCTCTGA
- a CDS encoding NAD-dependent succinate-semialdehyde dehydrogenase, translating to MTDPRPTQLLEAVPDRLHIAGRWRPAAGGATLAVTDPATGDVLKNVADATPDDGLAALTAAADAAARWARTAPRERAEILRRAFDLLMERKEDVALLMTLEMGKPLDQSRGEVAYGGEFLRWFSEEAPRVTGRYGISPEGTGRMIVTRHPVGPCYLITPWNFPLAMATRKIAPALAAGCTVVVKPAEATPLTTLYLARILAEAGLPAGVVNVVTTSSPGPVSEAIIADPRLRKLSFTGSTPVGRTLLKQAAGGILRTSMELGGNAPFVVFDDADLDQAVEGALAAKFRNIGQACTAANRFLVHRSVAEEFTERVTKRVAEFRMGPGTQEGVTIGPLIDDAAVTKSATLVRDAVDRGAHLRLGGEPVAGPGSYYPATVLSDVPPSSELLREEIFGPVLAVVPFDDEDDAVRLANATEYGLVSYVWTQDLARGQRMIERLATGMMGLNMGVVSNAAAPFGGWKASGLGREGGAEGIAEYLETKYTLTPDPFA from the coding sequence ATGACCGACCCCCGCCCCACCCAGCTCCTGGAGGCCGTCCCCGACCGCCTCCACATCGCCGGCCGCTGGCGCCCCGCCGCCGGCGGCGCCACCCTCGCCGTCACCGACCCCGCCACCGGCGACGTCCTCAAGAACGTCGCCGACGCCACGCCCGACGACGGCCTCGCCGCCCTCACCGCCGCCGCCGACGCCGCCGCCCGCTGGGCCCGCACCGCACCGCGCGAACGCGCCGAGATCCTCCGCCGCGCCTTCGACCTCCTCATGGAGCGCAAGGAGGACGTCGCGCTGCTCATGACCCTCGAGATGGGCAAACCCCTCGACCAGTCCCGCGGCGAGGTCGCCTACGGCGGCGAGTTCCTGCGCTGGTTCAGCGAGGAGGCCCCCCGCGTCACCGGCCGCTACGGCATCAGCCCCGAGGGCACCGGCCGCATGATCGTCACCCGGCACCCCGTGGGCCCCTGCTACCTCATCACCCCCTGGAACTTCCCCCTCGCCATGGCCACCCGCAAGATCGCGCCGGCGCTCGCGGCCGGGTGCACCGTGGTGGTCAAGCCCGCGGAGGCCACGCCCCTGACCACGCTGTACCTCGCGCGGATCCTCGCCGAGGCGGGCCTGCCGGCGGGCGTGGTGAACGTGGTGACGACCTCGTCCCCCGGCCCGGTCTCCGAGGCGATCATCGCGGACCCCCGGCTGCGCAAGCTGTCGTTCACCGGTTCCACCCCCGTGGGGCGCACGCTGCTGAAGCAGGCCGCCGGAGGCATCCTGCGCACGTCGATGGAGCTGGGCGGCAACGCGCCGTTCGTCGTGTTCGACGACGCCGACCTGGACCAGGCGGTGGAGGGCGCCCTCGCGGCGAAGTTCCGCAACATCGGGCAGGCGTGCACGGCGGCCAACCGGTTCCTCGTGCACCGTTCGGTCGCGGAGGAGTTCACCGAGCGGGTGACCAAGCGCGTGGCGGAGTTCCGGATGGGCCCGGGGACGCAGGAGGGTGTGACGATCGGGCCGCTCATCGACGACGCGGCCGTCACCAAGTCGGCGACGCTCGTGCGCGACGCCGTGGACCGCGGCGCGCACCTCCGTCTCGGCGGGGAGCCCGTGGCCGGGCCCGGCTCCTACTACCCGGCCACGGTGCTCAGCGACGTGCCGCCCAGCAGCGAGCTGCTCCGTGAGGAGATCTTCGGCCCGGTGCTCGCCGTCGTCCCGTTCGACGACGAGGACGACGCCGTCCGCCTCGCCAACGCCACCGAGTACGGCCTGGTGTCCTACGTCTGGACCCAGGACCTGGCGCGCGGCCAGCGCATGATCGAGCGCCTCGCCACGGGGATGATGGGCCTCAACATGGGCGTGGTCTCCAACGCGGCCGCGCCGTTCGGCGGGTGGAAGGCGTCCGGTCTGGGCCGCGAGGGCGGGGCCGAGGGCATCGCCGAGTACCTGGAGACCAAGTACACGCTGACGCCGGACCCGTTCGCGTAG